A region of the Gadus morhua chromosome 1, gadMor3.0, whole genome shotgun sequence genome:
CTTCTTCTGTTGCTCCAGCTCCCGCTCCGACCCCTGCAGAGCCTCGATCTTCATACACAGCCTGGTCGCACAcgcaccaaacacaaacacacacacacacatttgcagggAGCATTTTGTACAAATAGGGAAACAACAAAAGAGAACAGAAAGACAAGTAAGCACAAGTGATATTATTAAATATGTGAAAGAGGTAGATACGGTTCTCATTATTCAATATATCAGACAGAAGACCATTCGGTCAACTGGTCGCCATTTGTCCATTTTGAGTAATAACGGGTATGTCAAGATCGGTGGGCCAACCCCTCTAGGTTTGAGGAACACTTTCCTATCAATATCAGTATCAATGAAGTATCAATGAACACTTTCCTTCAACCAACATTTATGTGTGAAAGCATGCTGCATCAAACCACTGGCGAAGCAGTAAGGCCTCGGTTGTTGAACTTAAAAGGTTCACAATTTTTGTGAGGTGCTTTGggaatattttattttacataattCTTTCTCATTGGAAAATCTAACGATTTATGAATCGgtcaaaggacacacacacacaaaccctatCACGATCCTACAGTTTATGTACGTACACGCAGACGGATCGATAGTACAAGCACACACCAGAGCCCCATGAACACAAAACACAGCATGCTCACCCtaacgtacgcacacacagtggTAAGGCTGCATAGGAGAGAGATCAGACGTACTTTTCATTCAATATCTTGCGGTCGTTGTCGCTCTTCTCCAGGGCACTCTGCCTCTCGTTCAGCTCCCCCAACAGGGATGTGGCCTGGGCCTTCAGAGCCTCGCAGTCCTTCACCAGCTGCAGAGGAAACTAGCTGTGAATCGCTGTGGTTCTCATTAGGGACATCCTTGctctgtacagtacagtaggGTTATAATTACATTATAATGGAAGGCTATTTGAAtctatatttaataaataattatagctctgaaacaaaacaataaggcaataaatgtatacataaatatattaataattcaatatattgaaatatataaatacgtttttattttaaaagggaTTTCTTTCCAAAAGAACTAGGGTTATATATTTCAGGGGACTTTAATTTTATTATAGCACCATTGTTTCTTTAATTCCAGATTTATTTCATAATACCACATTTCCAGCTGGTACATTCAAATGAAAGCAACAGCATTGAATCACTGAATGGCCTGATGGGTGGAGGACACTTCATACAAAGGGCCTAGGACAGTACGGTTGGACAAGCTGTTGTGGGTCGGTATGGAGACATGGATGGCCACCATGCTAGATCAAACTGATCAGCCCATACTTTTCTGCAACGTGTTGAAGCCTTTTTAGAAATACAAGGAGTCAACTCTtcatagtagtgttaaatgttattttccctctctctccacctcatgcctcactctccacctcaagctggtgtgtggtgagcgttctggcgccgattggctgccgtgcatcacccaaatgggtgctacatactggtggtggttagtgaggtccccccccccccttcactgtaggcgcctttgagtgtctagaaaagcgccaaataaattcaatgaattattattattattaactaagAGCCGTACTCCAAGGGAATTCCATGTGTCTTTATGACACCTCCTGCTAGCCCTCTGAAAGGAGATCCTCATCTAATGTTTGCATCAGAGCTGGTCCTATTGTGACCGCTGACCACTGAAGCTCTTATCTCTCTATATTTAATGACCTCATTCTATCTCTACATTCACTGATATGTTAAGGTTAACTACGTTTTTTATTGACACAATTAAAGTTAAACGCTGTATTAATGTATTTATCATACGGTTAAAGGAGCCATTATCTGGCGCATATGAAGGCCTACATTCTGAGGGACATTCACCTGTCACTCATTTACACCATTTGATCGGAGATGAACCGCGGTATACTCTCTCTGTATTGGCCCCTAAAAAGCCTCTGTATACCTGTCTCACGTCATcctgagaggaggagacggggagggcTTTGCGACGTCCAACGGGATACGTCCAAAGCCTTTCTCTCACGTTACTCACACTGACTTCAAGGTTAAAGTGAACTAGTTAATACTACAGTTAGAGTCAAACACTGCCTGCTTTATCAATGGATCCATTACTTACACTGACTTGGCGGTTAAACTAGAGTTAATGTAGAGCATACAGCCCCCACTGCCCTTCAGGTGTGAAAGCCACTCAAGTAGGAGCACGGTCCTGACCATACACACCTGGCCACAgtccttctccttctgctccaGGAGGACTTCAGTCCGGTCCCGCTGGGCCGAGCTCTTCTGGAGGGAGTCCAGCTTCTCCTTCAGCTCCCGATACCTGCACAGAGACAACAGGCTCACTCTGCCGCTCATACTCCACTCAGCACAACACAGACAGGAGTATAGAGCCTGGACGAGAGACCTGGATCATTTCCACTTATAGAGAACTGGACTGTGAGCCATATCACTTCAAAACAATGTGGCTGGTGAAGATGACATAgtatataaaatgtatacagAGTAGATGTCAAAAATCAAATTTTAACGTATAAAAATTGGATTTTCAATGACCTTCACGAGGGCCCTTGTGCACATAGCATGTTTTTGTGCAGCATGGCGCTTCGATGAAGCGCTGTGCACTGAGAGATTATGGTTATGCTGTTATGGGCTTTGGGTCCATGACAGCCATGTTGGTATCGATGACAAAACTACCGTCATTCTGAACACTGGCTGACAGACACCGAACAGACACTAGGTGAAATGTTTAGCCATTCGGCACGGATCGGCCTCACACAGAAACTCTGTGCAGCACTTTTTATTCCTGGGTCTGCATTAGAATGCTTTAGATAATGGGTCTGCATTAGGGTCTGCATTAGACCCATTGGGGTCTACATAAGACTGCATTAGACCCATTAGGGACTGCCTAATGCCCATAAGGGTCAACGTATTAGACCCAAAAGGCTCTAATACAGACCTATTAGGGTCTACATTAGACCCATTAGGGTATACATTAGACTGCATTCAACCCAGTAGGGTCTTTATCCAACCCAGTAGGGTCCGTTTTAGACCCTTTAGGGTCCAAACATAAATCCTGGTGGAAAATCTCTGAGGAGATCATTTTAATCTGTATCAGGTTCAGAGGcaccaaaataaaaacaagaaataacCTTAACCTCCAGAATAAGAGTACCATTTGAGCACACCAGTATGAGGTCATTACATGATGAAAACATCTCTGATCACCGTTCCATCACTCAAGCCATTTTTCTTAAACCAAGGAACAACTGAAGAGAACAAATAGATAAGGACTAAGAAACTCATCACACAGGAACAGGCAACATCcaaatgaaagaaatgaaatgcACGTCACGTGACGCATGCAGGTAGTACCGGAAGCAACACGCAGCACCGGAAGCAACACGCCACTCTGCCTGCAACCGGCAGAGTGGAAGCAAAGGAGGGAGGGGCATGAAGCAAAGGACAGGAGGCCTCAGAGAGCCAGAGCTCACCTGCCCTGCGTGGCCTGGAGCTGCTCTGTGAGTTTAGCCAGGCTAGAGCTGAGAACAGAAGACAGCACGCAGAGGGGACAGACGTCTCACGGGTCAAGGCTCGTTGGTAGTAAGGCAGAGGATACAGAGGTCATAGAGGTCTGCATGCTTCAGTTAAACATGCTTTGTTTCCTTTGTAGTGTTTTACGGTTAACTTCTTCCTTGGGTAATTCACTCTCTTATATGAGGTTTCTACTTTATAAAGTAACATTGGGGAGGGGCCCAAAGCACTTAGTATGCGGTGGGAACACAGCTGAATACACTGTCGCTTTGAACCACGTGCCAGGCaaccccgccccctggtggataAACTATGAAACACACTCCTGGTCACGGGTTGGGTGAGCATGCGGCATATGGTCACAGTTAATAAATTTTTCTTAGTGTCATCGCCCATATTTGGCGTGTCTGATTACTAGGGCGGCCGCATAACCCAAAGGTCACCGAGTCCACTGCCTAATAATGAAGCACTTTATGAATTAAACACATCAGCAGAGGGCAATCGTTGCAATGGCAGCTGGGGTAAACCAACAGCAACAGACAAGACGCTTAAGATGGCTTTGGTGCAGTTAGTCCAGCACAGTCCAATGGTAGCCTTCAGGAAGAGGTTCCTACCTGTCCGAAGAATGCTGCGCCTCAGACCGGTGGTGCGACGCCTCCTCCGTGACACAGCCCGTCTACCGGACAAAAAACTCCATTAACCACGGACTACAGACTCATTGTTTAGATCGGCATTAGAAGCAAAGGTCCAATGGAGATGCATTTAGACCTTTATTGTGATTATTGTCACTGGTAAATCAGGCAAGAAAAATATTGTATAATGTGAAAGAGAAAGGCAACTCAATAGTTGGATTCTGAAGTTATAAGCAgcaatgttttattattcataaaacCATGTTTGATGAATAAAAACAATGATTACTTTCACTCAGCAAAGCGGTCCAGATATTCGGACAGACTGCCAGATGGATGTATCTACACCGTGGCTGTACATACAGCCCAACGAGGGGCCTGAAATACCTGTGCCTGAGCCAGTTTGGCTCTCAGCTGATCCCTGTCTTTCTCTgactcctctttctctctctccagctcctcgttcctcctcctcagctcccTCATTCCGCTCTCCAACTTCTCTTTGTGGCCCTTGAGCAGGTTAAGAAACTCGTTTCCTCCTTCGgttttctgtggaaaacaaaaATGTTGTATCGGTTGGAGCTGTCGGCTGACTCAAAGCTTGCACCCAGGCCAAGTCCTGACTAATACCGAGAGGACCATGTAGGGTGGAACGCTGCACAAGCACGCTGATGTTGATTGGAACATGGTCGGAAAACATGAACACATCAATGATTCAAACAAAGAGGATCGGTTAAAATCATGGGTAGAAGTTCGAAGAAATGATTAGATTAATCTCGAACAGCAAGGGCAGCTGAGGAAGTGGTACAGTGACAATCAGCCGTGAGCGGGAAGAGGCAGAGAACCAGCAGCATGGAGCCGGGGCACCAACAGCTTGGTACAAAGTGCATTCAGCACAATAGGCGGGCTCACCTGGCCATACTCCACGGACCCCATGTCCTCCCCAGCCTCTGAAAGAGAGCCTGGGGAGGTTCGGAGGCCACTACTCATGGAGCTATTCAAACTTGCACCATcctagacacacaaacacacctgtcaCGTGAAGAATGAATGCATCCGAACCAACACAAGGCTCACTGTGGTCACTTCCCCCTCGTTCCCCCTAGAGCATACAGCTCTGGTGAGTCTTACCTGGCTGGGGGCGtggcgtgtgtgttgtgatagGTAGTCtaaccaaggtgtgtgtgttctgatagTGAGTCTTACAATGGTGTGCGTGTTCTGATAGTACGTCTCACCAGGCTtgggcgtggtgtgtgtgttctgatagTGACTCTTACCAGGCTtgggcgtggtgtgtgtgttctgatagTGAGTCTTAccaggctggtgtgtgtgttctgatagTGAGTCTTAccaggctggtgtgtgtgttctgatagTGAGTCTTAccaggctggtgtgtgtgttctgatagTGAGTCTTAccaggctggtgtgtgtgtgtgttctgatagTCTTAccaggctggtgtgtgtgtgtgtgtgttctgatagTCTCAccaggctggtgtgtgtgttctgatatTCTTAccaggctggtgtgtgtgtgttctgatagTGAGTCTTACCAGGCTGCCTGGGGGCATTGTCTGCGTGTTCTGGTTCACCTCCTCTGCTGGTTTTCTTTCTCGCTGATCTAAAGTCTGAGACACAAAACAGACATTAAAGAAGGTCTGCCTGATTCGGACGAGAGAGGAGCATGGAGCAACATCTGTTTGATGTCCACCTGCTGCTATATGTATATTAAGTTATGTTATGCTAAAACCAGATTATTAAAACAGGGCTTTCCCTTTTCATTCATCAAGATTTGGTTTTCAGTCAGCAGTGAAAAACAGCAGTTTTAAAATAGTAACTTCTCAAAAGGTATACAATGGAATTAATTTGGCTAATACCAAAATCAATGCTACATACATCCTAAGTATTTTAAGAGAATGTTATTGAACAAAAACAGTCTTTAAAAATGCTACAATCAAAAACACCTGTAATTAGGACATCGTAAAAATACCTGTTTTTCAAACCATTCATTTGCGTCGTTAACCTTTCTCTTTGTATAGCCCATAACCTGCCGTCTCAACGGGAACGCACACGAGTCCAAACCCAACACACCTGCGGCCCCTCCAGGGGTCCGTTCCTCGCTGGGTGGCCGGCCTGCTCCTCAGTCTGACAGCAGCTGGAGCTCTGGCTGGAGGAGCTGTGTCCGTTCACCAGCCCGTGCAGGGAGTGGTTCTCCTGGGCCAGTCTCTCCACCAGGGCCCTCGCCTCCTGGAAGCGGCAGCTCAGGaactccctctcctcccgcGTCTTCCGCTGCCAGCCCTCCATCTCCTCGCAGCGCTGCCGCAGAGCCAGGTTGCTGCAGCGGAGAGCCTCTGGAGGGCCACAGCGGGAGAGAAGGGGTTAACATGAGGATAAGacgtcaataaaaaaaaaaaatgctgaaaGAGGACGGTTGGCCAGTCAGAACAACAGCATCTGGGAGACAAAGATTGGCTTTCAATAGTATTGGAAACGACTACAAAGAGTTGCGCACCTCTCAGTTGCTGGTTGTCTCCAAGCAGCCTGGTCACCACCTCATTAGCGGCCAGCTCTGGTGGAACCCGGAGCCCACCACTGCTATCCTCACCCGCCATGTCCCAGTGCATGGAACCGTCTTGCTGGGGCTGCACCATTCCttacgcttacacacacacacacacacacacacacacacacacacacacacacacacacacacacacacacacacacttagtgtcACCTGACAATCCATCAACATTGAATACAGCATGAGCAGTTACTTTCACTTTAGATTCTCGACCATCAAATCAAATGCTTGAAGTACCAACCTTTTCCCTAACGTTTAATGCGCTGAAGCGACCCTACTACCAACCCCACTAACCCTACTTCTAATAAGCTACcacaggggttagggttagggcgaTTGtagcacataaacaaacacaccagaGAGATATGAAGACATTACGTCAACTTCAGATACCACGAGGAAGACAAGCTCAAATAAGACATCAGACACAATAAAAGGCTGAATAACGAGGTGATCCGGCTCTGTTCTGATCAGGTTGACCGTTGATTAGAAGATCGACCATGTGATGTCAAACAGCAGAATGCATAAACATGAAACGCTTACCTTTTTATTCAGCAGACTAACCAAAGTCAAGATCGACCTAAAAAAGAACCCGCCGTTGAATATAGGACCTGtatttatatactatatatatatggcgCCGACGTTAGCCAGGTAGCGTGTGTTAGCTCGGTGTTTATCGCAGTGGGCTAGCAGGCTAACTCGACCACTCCGCGTTCGGCTCCTCTGGCGTCTGAAGTAACGAGACCCGTCGACCGGAGACACATCGCGAAGATCAACGACTCGTATATGTATCGCTAAGCATGCCCGTTGTTTTAATATACCGATGAGTTTATGGGCTTCATGAGGTGAGCTGTCAAAATAAAGTAGTCGGAGTTGTTGTTAGCTTCAGGAattccccttcctccttccgcAGAGGAGCGGTGACGTCATGACACTGAATCGGTGACGTCACGCTGTTCTGCCAGTCTAGTGCTGCGTTCCAGGGACACTTTTTTAGCCCGTAAGTTACGATCTGGAGCTAGGAGTACGTCGATCTGGTACGAGTTCACGGCTAGAGAGTTGCGGGTTTGACTGCCGTTCCAGGGCACTTCCACGAGAAGAAGGTTGTGAAATCACGGGTTACGGGTTGTTTGGAACGCACCATACGATATAGTGCTacctagtaataataataataataataataataataataataaatgaaatttatatagcgcttaatatggtactctaagacgcttagagTAGTAGAGTAGTAGAGTAGTAGTCAATAGTAGTTCTGCGCATTCTTTTGCCGACAATATTCATCCGTGTTGTATACCGCCTTCAAAACAGCTCTGAGGTTCGGACGCTCTTACGTGTTTTTGCGTAAACCTTCCCTTCTTCCGAACCTCCGAGCTGCGTTGAAGGCGGCATGATAGTAGGTAGCAGAGAGTGGCAGAACACCGCGGCTGCGTTGCCGTGACGTCACGGCCTCGCAGCGGCGGCCAGTCCTCCTCCGATGCTGATGAGACAAGGAGGCTCCATGATGCTCTCCGCCGCCGGGTTCGTCCTCGCCTTCTCCTGGTTTCTCCCTGGATATGCTCTCTATTTCCACATAGGAGAAACAGAGAAGAAATGCTTCATCGAAGAGATCCCCGACGAGACTATGGTCATTGGTAAGGGTTTTGTGTTGTTTGCTGACACTAGCAGCTAGCTAGGCACAAGCAGGTTCCATCAATAGACAGGCCTGCCTCTGTGACTAGTGGTCCATTGTGTACCGCCCATATCACGCATCATGTCGTGCAGGTGCAATACATGGGTTTTGGGTTTGCGCTGTTACTCCCAACATGACTCCGTTTTAATGTAACCTGGACGATGGCGACATTGATTTACACATTGTATCTACTCGTTGAAGAAGGGTCTTGGACTGCAACATTTGGTTAGTAGGCTAATTAGGGTCTAACTTGTACAGATCTAACCAAATAGTatcatattatttataaatTCCTCACTTTTCTCTTAAGTTATCTAGATTGTCTTGCTTGAGTCCGACGTTATATGGTCTCACATGCCTTTATTTGGTTGCCAGGGAAGTACAGAACCCAGCTGTGGGACAAGCAAGCCAACTCCTTCCTACCAGCCACCCCGGGACTAGGAATGCATGTGGAGATTAAGGATCCAGATACCAAGGTAAGAAGCAAGCAGAAAACATTGCCCATGAAGAAATTATTTTTAACttattattaaaaaagaaatcaagaaaagtattaaagtattaaGAAAGACGTTATTTTCTTCTAGATTATTCTTTCCCGTCAGTATGGGTCTGAGGGAAGGTTTACCTTCACATCCCACACTCCTGGAGAGCACCAAATCTGTCTGCACTCTAACTCAACCAAAATGGCCCTGTTTGCAGGTGGAAAACTGGTAATATCCACAGCCTCAAAACCTGTTTTCTTTGCACATGGTCTCTATAGGTCCCTCAAAGCCTTTACAATTATATGATCATCGTCGTACTTAACTTTACTTCATTCGTTGTGTTTGCAAAATTACAGATATTGTTAATACATAGTAGTTTGTCTATGAGCATACAAGGCATACACCATTTGGCAGGCAGGTCATTTCATACCTATCAATCACAAAACAAGTTAATTTTCTTTTCAGCATACACTCTGATAACCCTAACATTTCCTTGCAATATCTTTCAGGAACAAGTAATTGCAAAGACTTGAAACACTGACTTTAATCTGTTGTGTTTCAGAGAGTGCATTTGGACATTCAGGTGGGAGAACATACAAACAATTACCCCGAGATTGCAGCTAAAGACAAACTCACTGAATTACAACTGAGAGTTCGACAACTTCTAGATCAAGTTGAACAAATTCAGAAGGAGCAAAACTATCAGAGGGTACGTAAAATCCTTTTTCTAAAAGCCAATCGGCCATCTTTCTGTCATCCGCCTCCTGGCGTcaccgtctgtgtgtctgtctgtgctctgCTGACCACAGTATCGAGAGGAGCGCTTCCGCATGACCAGCGAGAGCACCAACCAGCGAGTCCTCTGGTGGTCTATCGCCCAGAcgctcatcctcatcgtcaccGGCATCTGGCAGATGAAGCACCTGAAGAGCTTCTTCGAGGCCAAGAAGCTAGTCTGACTTCAGGTTCTCATCAGGCGTCACAACGTGGCTTGAAGAGCTTCCAGAGACTTCGCTGACCAAAGTGGGGAGAGTTACTCACCACACGGGGCAGAAAACACCGTGCAAACAGAGGGAGGTCCCGCCATAACAAGAACACAGATAGACATTAAGAAGACCGGAGCATTTCAAACTATTATCAGTTAACCAAGGCGTCGTTGTTGTTTAATTATTTAGTGTATCATTATGCATTTTTACATTGATTTGCTTCAATTGTTTCCTCTTTTGCGTCTGACCCACCATTTTACTTCTCCtgtaaacattttttaaaatgttaataaaatatcATTATCATATCATCAGTCATGATCATGCAGAAATGAAGAAAATCGGTTTGGCTATTATGGACAATAAATAGGGGCATCTTCTAGTAGGGAAACACATAGTCATTTTTCTTAAGTTTATATAATAATCCAATCTCTATTCCATTCAGCTTAAATTGTGTCCTGTTTTAGGTTGCCTTATTCTAAACAATTGTTGCCTATTGTTTAGTTTCTAGGTAGAATCTGAAACCAGATGGCTCTATAGATACTGTTTGTGATACTAGTAAACCGAAACCAAATTTAATTTGTAAATAATGGGTCGAAGGTATATACGTCAAAGGTATTCTTTTCTTCTTGAAGGGGGGGGAACAAGCCTCTGGATTTATCAGTGTCAGAGCATCAGTTATGACCTATGCACTACATTGGTAACATCAATCTAATGGTTCAGTAATGGAGGTTTTTATCTTATTTATGAGGCAAAGCATTTGTAAAAGCATTGCATTTTTATAACTGCATTTGTGATCTGAAGTATGTAATGCCCTTTCTGATTCTCAAATTGAATTTAATATTGCATTTTGGCACGCAATTAGCTCACATTCTTTAATCATGACTAAGCTGTCTTACATAACTGAATATAATCATGCATTTAATAAAGATCTGTTTTGCGAATGGGTTATCTTTTTGTTCTATATTGTCATATAGATCAAGATAAGTTAAATGACATGTGGGTCTCAAGCCCCACAGCATATGCTTGGGAAGAAAAGCAGATAAATGTCCAACAAATGGCATATGTATATCCATGCCCTTTTGCCAGCATCCCCAATGCATACATGGTTATGGGCTGGGATACTATGTAAAAATCAGTACCTACTGTATACGACATTCCTAGTTATTGCTTAGTTCTTGCATACCTTGCTTTTCATCGATCAAATTATCACCCAGATACTCTCTCACTGGATTATACACCAGAACACCAACCATGCAGAAACTGGAAACACCATTTCTGCATCAGGTTTATTATTGTAAATTTGGATATCAAGAATAAAATttcaccacgcacacacaacatacaaaacaatataaTTGACCCACAATGCCATCTGTCCTTATAAAGggataattattttatttaaccaagTTTCTTTCTTCTGTAGCACAAAAAAGTACATCTTACAGAGTGGCGCTCCAGACCTCAAGGGGAGGGGGTTAATGTACACAGTCAAGCACAATTCAGCACTGTCACATCGGAGGGTTGAAGAAATTAGTAGAAAACATTTCATCCTTAAAGCACATATTAAACTTTTTACACGATACATCATTTGTTAAACTCAATGTTTTCAGTCATATGGCAAATCAGAAGTTAAGTCACCTGCCTTGTAGCCAGTATTTCTGCTGTCATGGTGTCTACCAGTAAGTAAGAACacctgtttttttatttattttagtgcCTCGTATAAGAGATTACCGATTtcaaaaatgattaaaaaaatcaGCAAGATTTCTTATGCATCATTCTAGGTGGTCAATAGAACAAAAgtacacacaaataaatcaaaatgaTGGCACAAATACACTTTGAGATGACTTAATGTGTTCCAAACTTGGCTTTGCAGATTAAAATATCTTGCTCCTCTTCTCAGTTCAGTGTACGTGCATGTGAAGAGGGTTATCTCTTTAAAGGGAGGTAGGAGGAAGACCTAATGGTTGGTTCTTTCAGTGTTCAGACACGGTGAGGTGCTCCATCTTCTTGGCCGCCTCCTCAGTCAggacctttgacctcttctCTGGACTCGGGCTGGGGGTGTTGGCCGCGCTGTTTGGGTAATCCCTGTTGCCGAAGATTAAGCTTCCCACCCGCACGTTAGTTGCGCCCACCTCAATCTTCAtcacagaaaaataaaatggtATATTTAGTCGTGGGACAATGTGAAAGACCAAAGAACACTAGGATAGCTAGAAACGTTGTAGTGTATTGCAGTCCTCCGTTTGGAGTACTTTGTTCAACCCCTTTACCGTATGAATAAAAAGGGGTGACCAAAGTACTCCAAACTAAGGATTGCAATTTTTTGGGTTGCAACTCAGAGTGGGTATTAACATACCATCATATGTATGTATGATGGTATGTAATGGTCTGTAATGACCCGGTCCTCACACTCAAAGAGGTCACATCTGTTAACCACACCCCTGCCTCTCACTCATGTAGTTATTATAAGAATAGGTATAAGTATAGTTAGTTTAAAACCCtctacacacagatacaaccCGAGTCACACACATGATATCATCTATAGTAAGCTACATTTGAAATATGATTGCTGCTCACCGCATGTTCGAAATCATTTGACATTCCCATACTGAGCTCTACATCCTCCATAGGCAGGTTCAGATTGTCGCACACCTTCTTCCTTTGACTCAGCAGCATCTATTTAGAGAAAATAATTGAGATTTAGAGGTACAGGTATGAATACTATTTCATACCGGATTGTGATGCTTTTGGATGAGGTAATAAATATCCGCAATACGTAGCGATCACATACCAGAAGCCCTAAAATTAAAGTTAGTTCTGACCACATCGGCAGTCCAGTGATCATAGTCATACAGGCTACGGGTTAGGATTGTATTATCAATGAAAGGTGGCTATTGATTAATTGtaatatgcaattttataatcaAAGTTCAGTCAAATGTGATCAATCACCTGAAAGTCTGGGTTTTGGGCTTGACTGAGATCAAAGCCAGAGCGGCCAATAGTCATGAGTCCGGAGAAGTGCAATGCAGTGCACTGGGACACTATGTGTTTCACCGTGTTCACCGTTTCCTCTGGGGGTAGCCCATGTTTACCTGGAAAACAAAGGCAATACTGGCATTAGGATTAGGTCAAGTtattaaagtgttttttttgatgaccaTATCATGGGTTTTAGAGATGAAGCATTAGGATTGTTGTGGTAACAAAATAAAGTAGTAAGACTGACTCTGCTCTCCACTGGTGTTGATCTGCAGCATAATCCTTAACCTCTGTGAGCTGGCGGCTCTGAGACGCTGCCAGGAGCTGTTCACCTTGTCTGCCAGCTTGGCAGAGTCCACCGTCTCCACCATGAAC
Encoded here:
- the plpbp gene encoding pyridoxal phosphate homeostasis protein, whose amino-acid sequence is MWRVGMSEEIGKALQSAMDRVNQAVARRSKALPALPPRLVAVSKTKPPEMVIEAYKQGQRNFGENYVNELVDKASNTEILQSCPEIEWHFIGHLQKNNVNKLLGVPHLFMVETVDSAKLADKVNSSWQRLRAASSQRLRIMLQINTSGEQSKHGLPPEETVNTVKHIVSQCTALHFSGLMTIGRSGFDLSQAQNPDFQMLLSQRKKVCDNLNLPMEDVELSMGMSNDFEHAIEVGATNVRVGSLIFGNRDYPNSAANTPSPSPEKRSKVLTEEAAKKMEHLTVSEH
- the tmed4 gene encoding transmembrane emp24 domain-containing protein 4 gives rise to the protein MLMRQGGSMMLSAAGFVLAFSWFLPGYALYFHIGETEKKCFIEEIPDETMVIGKYRTQLWDKQANSFLPATPGLGMHVEIKDPDTKIILSRQYGSEGRFTFTSHTPGEHQICLHSNSTKMALFAGGKLRVHLDIQVGEHTNNYPEIAAKDKLTELQLRVRQLLDQVEQIQKEQNYQRYREERFRMTSESTNQRVLWWSIAQTLILIVTGIWQMKHLKSFFEAKKLV